In one Corythoichthys intestinalis isolate RoL2023-P3 chromosome 16, ASM3026506v1, whole genome shotgun sequence genomic region, the following are encoded:
- the nprl3 gene encoding GATOR complex protein NPRL3 isoform X1 yields MLNPSAGGGSADDQRKTTVTTQPRFSLYRGPRCGHKTNPISVILVSSGSRGNKLLFRYPFQRAAECASSHPAKQRNRYALNTTREVEDQDGDSRFSDSILATILATKSDMCGKQFELKIDNVRFVGHPTLLQHPPVIQMSKSDPSPKREMPTMILFNVVFALRANADPTIISCMQNLSRRIAIALQHEERRCQYLTREAKLMLAVQDEITTGSETNPQSPFRQILPKCKLAKDLKEAYDSLCTTGVVRLHINNWLEVSFCLPHKIHRIGGNYIPPEALESSLKSIRPYHALLLLESEKALLGQLPVDCSPAMMRLIKTCSAVKNLQQLAQDTDLALLQDVFQVRLRSILLAWKHMIFQIAAHLVYWGKAIIIYPLCENNVYMLSPHANLYLYSPQAEQFAQQFPGHDLPSMLAKFSLPVSLAEFRNPLEAPAQEAQLIQMVVWMLQRRLLIQLHTYVCLMVPPAEEEPAYRDDDFPSATRVGGGRGLSTPSALSFGSPTSSDDMTLTSPSMDNSSAELAPGCDDSPLNKRILLTETLLASLSDHERQFILNIPAAQNQEDLRMFARLLHYFRGHHHLEEIMYNENMRRSHLKTLLDKFRSVLVVTNHEDPIISIFQSPTE; encoded by the exons ATGCTAAACCCATCCGCCGGCGGCGGGTCCGCAGATGACCAGCGAAAAACGACGGTCACAACGCAGCCCAGATTCAGCTTGTACAGAGGCCCCCGATGCGGACACAAGACCAACCCCATAAGTGTCATCTTAGTGAGCTCTGGCAGCCGTGGAAACAAGTTGCTTTTCCGCTATCCTTTCCAAAGAGCCGCCGAGTGCGCGTCTTCGCACCCAG CAAAACAGCGGAATCGCTATGCGCTGAATACGACCAGAGAAGTTGAAGATCAGGATGGAGATTCAAG GTTCTCCGACAGCATCCTGGCCACAATCCTGGCCACCAAGTCGGACATGTGCGGCAAGCAGTTTGAGCTGAAGATCGACAACGTACGCTTTGTGGGCCACCCGACTCTGCTGCAGCATCCTCCCGTtattcag aTGTCTAAGAGTGACCCTTCGCCAAAAAGGGAGATGCCCACCATGATTCTGTTCAACGTGGTGTTTGCTCTCagg GCAAACGCTGACCCAACAATCATCAGCTGCATGCAAAACTTATCCCGCCGGATCGCCATCGCGCTGCAGCACGAGGAGCGCCGCTGCCAGTACTTGACAAGGGAAGCTAAACTCATGCTGGCCGTGCAAGATGAGATCACCACCGGGAGCGAAA CGAATCCACAGTCACCGTTTAGACAAATTCTGCCTAAATGTAAGCTGGCCAAGGACCTAAAGGAGGCGTATGACAG CTTGTGTACGACCGGTGTGGTGCGGCTGCACATTAATAACTGGCTAGAGGTGAGCTTCTGTCTTCCGCATAAGATCCACCGCATCGGCGGCAACTACATACCCCCTGAGGCCTTGGAGAGCAGCCTTAAATCTATTAG GCCGTATCACGCGCTGCTACTACTGGAAAGCGAGAAGGCGCTGCTGGGCCAGCTTCCAGTGGACTGCTCGCCCGCCATGATGCGCCTCATCAAGACTTGCTCGGCAGTTAAGAACCTGCAGCAGCTGGCTCAAGACACCGACCTAGCGCTGCTTCAG gatgtgtttcaagttaggctgcgctccatcttgcttgcttggaaacacatg ATCTTTCAAATTGCAGCACACCTGGTTTACTGGGGCAAGGCCATCATCATCTACCCTCTGTGTGAGAACAACGTCTACATGCTGTCTCCTCACGCCAACCTCTACCT GTACTCGCCTCAAGCTGAGCAGTTTGCGCAGCAGTTTCCCGGTCACGACCTTCCTTCCATGTTGGCCAAATTCTCCCTACCTGTCTCGTTGGCCGAGTTCAGGAACCCTCTGGAAGCTCCTGCGCAGGAG GCTCAGTTGATCCAGATGGTTGTGTGGATGCTTCAGCGGCGCCTGCTTATCCAGCTACACACATACGTCTGCCTCATGGTGCCCCCTGCTGAGGAAGAGCCCGCTTACAGGGACGACGACTTTCCGTCGGCCACCCGGGTTGGGGGCGGCCGCGGTCTCAGCACTCCGAGCGCGCTCAGCTTCGGCTCCCCAA CCAGCAGCGACGACATGACCCTGACCAGCCCCAGCATGGACAATTCCAGCGCCGAGTTGGCCCCAGGTTGCGACGACTCACCACTGAACAAAAGGATATTGTTGACCGAGACGCTGCTGGCCAGCCTGTCGGACCACGAGAGACAGTTCATCCTCAACATCCCCGCTGCGCAGAACCAGGAGGATCTCCGGATGTTTGCCAG GTTGCTGCACTACTTTCGGGGCCACCACCACTTGGAAGAGATCATGTACAACGAGAACATGCGGCGCTCTCATCTCAAGACGCTCTTGGACAAGTTTCGCAGCGTGCTGGTGGTGACCAATCATGAAGATCCTATCATTTCTATCTTTCAGTCTCCGACAGAGTAG
- the nprl3 gene encoding GATOR complex protein NPRL3 isoform X2: MLNPSAGGGSADDQRKTTVTTQPRFSLYRGPRCGHKTNPISVILVSSGSRGNKLLFRYPFQRAAECASSHPAKQRNRYALNTTREVEDQDGDSRFSDSILATILATKSDMCGKQFELKIDNVRFVGHPTLLQHPPVIQMSKSDPSPKREMPTMILFNVVFALRANADPTIISCMQNLSRRIAIALQHEERRCQYLTREAKLMLAVQDEITTGSETNPQSPFRQILPKCKLAKDLKEAYDSLCTTGVVRLHINNWLEVSFCLPHKIHRIGGNYIPPEALESSLKSIRPYHALLLLESEKALLGQLPVDCSPAMMRLIKTCSAVKNLQQLAQDTDLALLQIFQIAAHLVYWGKAIIIYPLCENNVYMLSPHANLYLYSPQAEQFAQQFPGHDLPSMLAKFSLPVSLAEFRNPLEAPAQEAQLIQMVVWMLQRRLLIQLHTYVCLMVPPAEEEPAYRDDDFPSATRVGGGRGLSTPSALSFGSPTSSDDMTLTSPSMDNSSAELAPGCDDSPLNKRILLTETLLASLSDHERQFILNIPAAQNQEDLRMFARLLHYFRGHHHLEEIMYNENMRRSHLKTLLDKFRSVLVVTNHEDPIISIFQSPTE, encoded by the exons ATGCTAAACCCATCCGCCGGCGGCGGGTCCGCAGATGACCAGCGAAAAACGACGGTCACAACGCAGCCCAGATTCAGCTTGTACAGAGGCCCCCGATGCGGACACAAGACCAACCCCATAAGTGTCATCTTAGTGAGCTCTGGCAGCCGTGGAAACAAGTTGCTTTTCCGCTATCCTTTCCAAAGAGCCGCCGAGTGCGCGTCTTCGCACCCAG CAAAACAGCGGAATCGCTATGCGCTGAATACGACCAGAGAAGTTGAAGATCAGGATGGAGATTCAAG GTTCTCCGACAGCATCCTGGCCACAATCCTGGCCACCAAGTCGGACATGTGCGGCAAGCAGTTTGAGCTGAAGATCGACAACGTACGCTTTGTGGGCCACCCGACTCTGCTGCAGCATCCTCCCGTtattcag aTGTCTAAGAGTGACCCTTCGCCAAAAAGGGAGATGCCCACCATGATTCTGTTCAACGTGGTGTTTGCTCTCagg GCAAACGCTGACCCAACAATCATCAGCTGCATGCAAAACTTATCCCGCCGGATCGCCATCGCGCTGCAGCACGAGGAGCGCCGCTGCCAGTACTTGACAAGGGAAGCTAAACTCATGCTGGCCGTGCAAGATGAGATCACCACCGGGAGCGAAA CGAATCCACAGTCACCGTTTAGACAAATTCTGCCTAAATGTAAGCTGGCCAAGGACCTAAAGGAGGCGTATGACAG CTTGTGTACGACCGGTGTGGTGCGGCTGCACATTAATAACTGGCTAGAGGTGAGCTTCTGTCTTCCGCATAAGATCCACCGCATCGGCGGCAACTACATACCCCCTGAGGCCTTGGAGAGCAGCCTTAAATCTATTAG GCCGTATCACGCGCTGCTACTACTGGAAAGCGAGAAGGCGCTGCTGGGCCAGCTTCCAGTGGACTGCTCGCCCGCCATGATGCGCCTCATCAAGACTTGCTCGGCAGTTAAGAACCTGCAGCAGCTGGCTCAAGACACCGACCTAGCGCTGCTTCAG ATCTTTCAAATTGCAGCACACCTGGTTTACTGGGGCAAGGCCATCATCATCTACCCTCTGTGTGAGAACAACGTCTACATGCTGTCTCCTCACGCCAACCTCTACCT GTACTCGCCTCAAGCTGAGCAGTTTGCGCAGCAGTTTCCCGGTCACGACCTTCCTTCCATGTTGGCCAAATTCTCCCTACCTGTCTCGTTGGCCGAGTTCAGGAACCCTCTGGAAGCTCCTGCGCAGGAG GCTCAGTTGATCCAGATGGTTGTGTGGATGCTTCAGCGGCGCCTGCTTATCCAGCTACACACATACGTCTGCCTCATGGTGCCCCCTGCTGAGGAAGAGCCCGCTTACAGGGACGACGACTTTCCGTCGGCCACCCGGGTTGGGGGCGGCCGCGGTCTCAGCACTCCGAGCGCGCTCAGCTTCGGCTCCCCAA CCAGCAGCGACGACATGACCCTGACCAGCCCCAGCATGGACAATTCCAGCGCCGAGTTGGCCCCAGGTTGCGACGACTCACCACTGAACAAAAGGATATTGTTGACCGAGACGCTGCTGGCCAGCCTGTCGGACCACGAGAGACAGTTCATCCTCAACATCCCCGCTGCGCAGAACCAGGAGGATCTCCGGATGTTTGCCAG GTTGCTGCACTACTTTCGGGGCCACCACCACTTGGAAGAGATCATGTACAACGAGAACATGCGGCGCTCTCATCTCAAGACGCTCTTGGACAAGTTTCGCAGCGTGCTGGTGGTGACCAATCATGAAGATCCTATCATTTCTATCTTTCAGTCTCCGACAGAGTAG